A window from Citrobacter amalonaticus encodes these proteins:
- the der gene encoding ribosome biogenesis GTPase Der: MVPVVALVGRPNVGKSTLFNRLTRTRDALVADFPGLTRDRKYGRAEIEGREFICIDTGGIDGTEDGVETRMAEQSLLAIEEADVVLFMVDARAGLMPADEAIAQHLRSREKPTFLVANKTDGLDPDQAIVDFYSLGLGEIHPIAASHGRGVLSLLEHVLLPWMDDAAPQEEVDEDAEYWAQFEADENGEEEPEDDFNPQDLPIKLAIVGRPNVGKSTLTNRILGEDRVVVYDMPGTTRDSIYIPMERDEREYVLIDTAGVRKRGKITDAVEKFSVIKTLQAIEDANVVLLVIDAREGISDQDLSLLGFILNSGRSLVIVVNKWDGLTQEVKEQVKETLDFRLGFIDFARVHFISALHGSGVGNLFESVREAYDSSTRRVSTAMLTRIMTMAVEDHQPPLVRGRRVKLKYAHAGGYNPPIVVIHGNQVKDLPDSYKRYLMNYFRKSLEVMGTPIRIQFKEGENPYANKRNTLTPTQMRKRKRLIKHIKKSK, encoded by the coding sequence ATGGTACCTGTGGTCGCGCTTGTCGGGCGCCCTAACGTCGGAAAATCCACGTTATTTAACCGTCTAACTCGCACCCGAGATGCGCTGGTGGCGGATTTCCCGGGTCTGACTCGTGACCGTAAGTACGGTCGTGCGGAGATTGAAGGCCGTGAGTTTATCTGCATCGATACCGGCGGGATTGATGGCACCGAAGATGGCGTAGAAACCCGTATGGCGGAACAGTCGCTACTGGCAATTGAAGAGGCGGATGTGGTGCTGTTCATGGTGGATGCGCGCGCTGGCCTGATGCCTGCCGATGAAGCGATCGCCCAGCATTTACGCTCTCGTGAAAAACCGACGTTCCTGGTCGCCAACAAAACGGACGGACTCGATCCGGATCAGGCTATCGTTGATTTCTACTCGCTGGGCCTGGGTGAAATCCATCCGATCGCCGCGTCTCATGGCCGTGGCGTGCTCAGTCTGCTGGAACACGTTCTGCTGCCGTGGATGGACGATGCCGCGCCGCAGGAAGAGGTGGACGAAGACGCCGAATACTGGGCACAGTTTGAAGCTGACGAGAACGGTGAAGAAGAGCCTGAAGATGACTTCAATCCGCAGGATCTGCCGATTAAGCTGGCGATTGTCGGTCGTCCGAACGTCGGTAAGTCCACACTGACTAACCGTATTCTGGGTGAAGACCGCGTGGTCGTTTATGATATGCCGGGCACCACGCGTGACAGTATTTATATCCCGATGGAACGTGATGAGCGCGAATACGTGCTGATCGATACCGCCGGGGTACGTAAACGCGGGAAAATCACCGATGCGGTAGAAAAATTCTCCGTTATCAAGACGTTGCAGGCGATAGAGGACGCTAACGTGGTGTTGCTGGTGATTGATGCCCGCGAAGGTATCTCTGACCAGGATTTGTCGCTGCTGGGCTTTATCCTCAATAGTGGGCGCTCACTTGTCATCGTAGTGAACAAGTGGGATGGCCTGACTCAGGAAGTGAAAGAGCAGGTGAAAGAGACGCTGGACTTCCGTCTGGGCTTTATCGATTTTGCGCGTGTGCATTTTATCTCTGCGTTGCATGGCAGCGGTGTCGGCAACCTGTTTGAATCCGTCCGCGAAGCCTATGACAGCTCCACCCGTCGCGTTAGCACGGCGATGTTGACCCGAATCATGACGATGGCGGTTGAAGATCATCAGCCACCGCTGGTCCGTGGTCGTCGCGTGAAACTGAAATATGCTCATGCGGGGGGCTATAACCCGCCGATTGTGGTGATTCACGGTAACCAGGTCAAAGACCTGCCGGATTCCTATAAGCGCTACCTGATGAACTACTTCCGTAAATCGCTGGAAGTGATGGGGACGCCGATCCGTATTCAGTTTAAAGAGGGCGAGAACCCGTATGCCAACAAGCGCAATACGCTGACCCCGACTCAGATGCGCAAGCGTAAACGTCTGATTAAGCACATCAAAAAAAGCAAATAA
- the bamB gene encoding outer membrane protein assembly factor BamB, whose product MQLRKLLLPGLLSVTLLSGCSLFSGEEDVVKMSPLPVVENQFTPSTAWSTSVGNGIGDFYSNLHPAYADNVVYAADRAGVVKALNADDGKEIWSVNLGEKDGWFSRSSAQLSGGVTVAGGHVYIGSEKAQVYALNAADGTVTWQTKVAGEALSRPVVSDGMVLIHTSNGQLQALNEADGAIKWTVNLDMPSLSLRGESAPATAFGAAIVGGDNGRVSAVLMQQGQMIWQQRISQATGSTEIDRLSDVDTTPVIVNGVVYALAYNGNLTALDLRSGQIMWKRELGSVNDFIVDGNRIYLVDQNDRVLALTTDGGVTLWTQSDLLHRLLTSPALYNGNLVVGDSEGYLHWLNVEDGRFVAQQKVDSSGFLTEPVSADGKLLIQAKDGTVYSITR is encoded by the coding sequence ATGCAATTGCGTAAATTACTTCTGCCAGGGCTGCTTTCCGTTACCCTGTTGAGCGGCTGTTCACTGTTTAGTGGCGAAGAAGACGTTGTTAAAATGTCCCCATTACCGGTGGTTGAAAATCAGTTTACCCCGTCTACGGCCTGGAGCACGTCTGTAGGTAATGGTATCGGCGATTTCTATTCCAACCTCCACCCGGCGTATGCCGATAACGTGGTCTACGCAGCCGATCGCGCTGGCGTGGTGAAAGCGTTAAATGCTGATGACGGCAAAGAAATCTGGTCGGTGAACCTGGGTGAGAAAGATGGCTGGTTCTCGCGTTCGTCAGCCCAGTTGTCTGGCGGCGTAACGGTTGCAGGCGGTCACGTCTATATCGGCAGCGAAAAAGCGCAGGTTTATGCGCTGAACGCAGCGGACGGTACGGTTACGTGGCAAACCAAAGTGGCTGGCGAAGCGCTTTCCCGTCCGGTAGTCAGTGACGGCATGGTGCTGATTCATACCAGCAACGGTCAGTTGCAGGCACTGAACGAAGCCGATGGCGCCATTAAGTGGACCGTGAACCTGGATATGCCTTCGCTGTCACTGCGTGGCGAATCTGCGCCGGCAACCGCCTTTGGTGCGGCCATTGTCGGTGGCGATAACGGCCGCGTGAGCGCCGTACTGATGCAGCAAGGCCAGATGATTTGGCAGCAGCGTATTTCTCAGGCGACCGGTTCTACAGAGATTGACCGTCTGAGCGATGTGGACACCACTCCGGTCATCGTCAATGGCGTCGTTTACGCCCTGGCTTATAATGGTAACCTGACCGCGCTGGATCTGCGCAGTGGCCAGATCATGTGGAAACGTGAACTGGGCTCGGTGAATGACTTTATCGTCGACGGCAACCGTATCTATCTGGTGGATCAGAATGACCGCGTACTGGCGTTGACGACCGATGGCGGCGTTACGCTGTGGACGCAAAGCGATCTGCTGCACCGTCTGCTGACTTCCCCGGCGTTGTATAATGGCAACCTGGTGGTGGGTGACAGCGAAGGGTATCTGCACTGGCTTAACGTCGAAGATGGCCGTTTTGTGGCTCAGCAGAAAGTAGACAGCTCCGGCTTCCTGACTGAACCGGTCTCAGCCGATGGCAAGCTGCTGATCCAGGCCAAAGACGGTACCGTGTATTCTATTACACGTTAA
- a CDS encoding YfgM family protein, which translates to MEIYENENDQVEAIKRFFAENGKALAVGVILGVGALVGWRYWNNHQIESARSASLSYQTVVSSLSAGKAEDLSAAEKFAADNKNTYGALASMELAQQFVDQNQLEKAAAQLQQGLAATSDENLNAVITLRLARVQIQLKQADTALKTLESVKGEGWAAIVADLRGEALLSKGDKQGARSAWEAGVKSNASPALSEMMQMKINNLSI; encoded by the coding sequence GTGGAAATTTACGAGAACGAAAACGATCAGGTTGAGGCGATTAAACGCTTCTTTGCCGAGAACGGCAAAGCCCTGGCTGTTGGGGTTATTTTAGGTGTTGGTGCGCTGGTAGGCTGGCGCTACTGGAACAATCATCAGATTGAGTCCGCACGCTCTGCTTCTCTGTCATATCAAACCGTGGTGAGTTCGCTCAGCGCGGGTAAAGCGGAAGACCTGTCAGCCGCAGAGAAATTTGCTGCCGACAATAAGAACACCTACGGCGCGTTAGCGTCGATGGAACTGGCGCAGCAGTTTGTCGATCAGAATCAACTTGAGAAGGCCGCAGCCCAGCTTCAGCAGGGACTGGCCGCCACGAGTGATGAGAATCTTAACGCAGTGATCACGCTGCGTCTTGCTCGCGTTCAGATTCAACTCAAGCAGGCGGATACGGCGCTGAAAACCCTGGAGAGTGTGAAGGGTGAAGGATGGGCGGCGATTGTTGCCGATCTGCGCGGCGAAGCGCTGCTGAGCAAAGGTGATAAACAAGGTGCGCGTAGTGCGTGGGAAGCGGGCGTGAAAAGTAACGCCTCCCCGGCACTGAGCGAAATGATGCAGATGAAAATCAATAATTTGTCCATCTGA
- the hisS gene encoding histidine--tRNA ligase, producing the protein MAKNIQAIRGMNDYLPGETAIWQRIEGTLKNVLGSYGYSEIRLPIVEQTPLFKRAIGEVTDVVEKEMYTFEDRNGDSLTLRPEGTAGCVRAGIEHGLLYNQEQRLWYIGPMFRHERPQKGRYRQFHQLGVEAFGLQGPDIDAELIMLTARWWRALGIAEHVNLELNSIGSLDARANYRDALVAFLEQHVEKLDEDCKRRMYSNPLRVLDSKNPDVQALLNDAPQLGDYLDDDSREHFAGLCKLLEAAGIAYTVNQRLVRGLDYYNRTVFEWVTSSLGSQGTVCAGGRYDGLVEQLGGRATPGVGFAMGLERLVLLVQAVNPEFKADSVVDIYLVASGADTQSAAMTLAERVRDEIPGVKLMTNHGGGNFKKQFARADKWGARVALVLGESEVAAGTVVVKDLRSGEQTEVAQDSVATHLRTLMA; encoded by the coding sequence GTGGCAAAAAACATTCAAGCCATTCGCGGCATGAACGATTATCTGCCTGGCGAGACCGCCATCTGGCAGCGCATTGAAGGCACACTCAAAAACGTGCTCGGCAGCTACGGTTACAGTGAAATCCGCTTGCCGATTGTAGAGCAGACCCCGTTATTCAAACGCGCGATCGGCGAAGTGACCGACGTGGTTGAAAAAGAGATGTACACCTTTGAGGACCGCAATGGCGATAGCCTGACGCTGCGTCCGGAAGGCACGGCGGGCTGTGTACGCGCCGGCATCGAGCATGGTCTCCTGTACAATCAGGAACAGCGCCTGTGGTACATCGGGCCGATGTTCCGCCACGAACGTCCGCAGAAAGGGCGCTATCGTCAGTTTCATCAGTTGGGTGTCGAAGCCTTTGGTCTGCAAGGGCCGGATATTGATGCCGAACTGATTATGCTTACCGCGCGCTGGTGGCGTGCGCTGGGTATCGCTGAACATGTCAATCTTGAGCTGAACTCCATCGGATCGCTGGACGCGCGTGCAAACTACCGCGATGCGCTGGTGGCATTCCTGGAGCAGCACGTTGAGAAACTGGACGAAGACTGCAAACGTCGCATGTACTCCAACCCGCTGCGCGTGCTGGATTCAAAAAATCCGGACGTACAGGCGCTGCTCAACGATGCTCCTCAGCTTGGCGACTATCTGGATGACGATTCCCGCGAACACTTTGCTGGCCTGTGCAAACTGCTGGAAGCCGCAGGGATTGCCTACACTGTTAACCAGCGTCTGGTTCGTGGCCTCGACTACTACAACCGCACCGTGTTTGAGTGGGTCACCAGCAGCCTGGGCTCACAGGGCACCGTCTGTGCGGGCGGTCGTTATGACGGACTGGTTGAGCAACTCGGCGGTCGCGCGACGCCGGGAGTGGGCTTTGCAATGGGCCTGGAACGCCTTGTTTTACTGGTTCAGGCAGTTAATCCGGAATTTAAAGCCGATTCTGTTGTCGATATATACCTGGTCGCTTCAGGTGCGGATACGCAGTCTGCGGCAATGACACTGGCTGAGCGCGTGCGTGATGAAATCCCGGGCGTGAAGCTAATGACAAACCACGGCGGCGGCAACTTTAAGAAACAGTTTGCCCGAGCTGATAAATGGGGTGCCCGCGTTGCACTGGTGCTTGGCGAGTCCGAAGTGGCCGCCGGTACTGTTGTAGTGAAGGATTTGCGCTCCGGTGAGCAAACTGAAGTTGCACAGGATAGCGTTGCAACGCATTTGCGCACGTTAATGGCTTAA
- the ispG gene encoding flavodoxin-dependent (E)-4-hydroxy-3-methylbut-2-enyl-diphosphate synthase: MHNQAPIQRRKSTRIYVGNVPIGDGAPIAVQSMTNTRTTDVEATVNQIKALERVGADIVRVSVPTMDAAEAFKLIKQQVSVPLVADIHFDYRIALKVAEYGVDCLRINPGNIGNEERIRMVVDCARDKNIPIRIGVNAGSLEKDLQEKYGEPTPQALLESAMRHVDHLDRLNFDQFKVSVKASDVFLAVESYRLLAKQIDQPLHLGITEAGGARSGAVKSAIGLGLLLSEGIGDTLRVSLAADPVEEIKVGFDILKSLRIRARGINFIACPTCSRQEFDVIGTVNALEQRLEDIITPMDVSIIGCVVNGPGEALVSTLGVTGGNKKSGLYEDGVRKDRLDNSDMIDQLEARIRAKATMLDEAQRINVQQVEK; encoded by the coding sequence ATGCATAACCAGGCTCCAATTCAACGTAGAAAATCAACGCGAATTTACGTTGGGAATGTGCCGATTGGCGATGGGGCTCCCATCGCCGTCCAGTCGATGACCAACACGCGGACCACGGACGTGGAAGCGACGGTTAATCAGATCAAAGCGCTGGAACGTGTTGGCGCTGACATTGTTCGTGTCTCCGTACCCACGATGGATGCCGCAGAAGCCTTCAAACTGATCAAGCAACAGGTTTCTGTTCCGCTGGTCGCCGACATTCACTTCGACTACCGTATTGCGCTCAAAGTGGCGGAATACGGCGTTGACTGCCTGCGGATTAATCCAGGCAACATCGGCAATGAAGAGCGTATCCGCATGGTGGTGGATTGCGCGCGCGACAAGAATATCCCGATTCGTATCGGTGTTAACGCCGGATCGCTGGAAAAAGATCTACAGGAAAAGTACGGCGAACCCACGCCGCAGGCTTTGCTGGAATCGGCAATGCGCCATGTGGATCATCTCGATCGTCTGAACTTTGATCAGTTCAAGGTCAGCGTAAAAGCGTCTGATGTTTTCCTCGCCGTTGAATCCTATCGCCTGCTGGCGAAGCAAATCGATCAACCACTGCATTTAGGGATCACCGAAGCCGGTGGTGCGCGCAGTGGTGCGGTGAAATCGGCAATCGGTCTTGGCCTGCTGCTGTCCGAAGGGATTGGCGATACGCTGCGCGTTTCGCTGGCTGCCGATCCGGTGGAAGAGATTAAGGTTGGCTTCGATATCCTGAAGTCTCTGCGCATTCGTGCTCGCGGGATAAACTTCATCGCCTGTCCGACCTGCTCGCGTCAGGAGTTTGACGTGATCGGCACGGTCAACGCCCTGGAGCAGCGTCTGGAAGACATCATTACGCCGATGGACGTTTCCATCATTGGCTGTGTCGTTAACGGACCGGGTGAAGCACTAGTTTCGACGCTGGGCGTGACGGGTGGTAACAAAAAAAGCGGCCTCTATGAAGACGGCGTGCGAAAAGATCGTCTGGATAACAGCGATATGATTGACCAGCTTGAAGCCCGTATCCGCGCCAAAGCGACGATGCTCGACGAAGCGCAGCGGATTAACGTGCAGCAGGTTGAAAAATAA
- the rodZ gene encoding cytoskeleton protein RodZ, which yields MNTEATHDQHEAQSTGVRLRNAREQLGLSQQAVAERLCLKVSTVRDIEDDKAPADLASTFLRGYIRSYARLVHIPEEELLPALEKQAPVRAAKVAPMQSFSLGKRRRKRDGWLMTFTWLVLFVVVGLTGAWWWQNHKAQQEEISTMADQSSAELNANSENTQSVPLDTSATATQDNTPAATGPAETVQTPAPTTAPAVDPQQNAVVAPSQANVDTATTSPATPATPDGAAPLPTNQAGVEAAADPNALVMNFTADCWLEVSDATGKKLFSGMQRKDGNLNLTGQAPYKLKIGAPAAVQIQYQGKPVDLSRFIRTNQVARLTLNAEQSPAQ from the coding sequence ATGAATACTGAAGCCACTCACGACCAACATGAAGCACAATCCACCGGCGTTCGCCTACGTAATGCCCGTGAACAACTCGGACTCAGCCAGCAGGCTGTCGCTGAGCGACTTTGCCTGAAGGTATCCACCGTACGCGACATTGAAGACGATAAGGCGCCTGCCGACCTGGCTTCAACGTTCCTGCGCGGATACATTCGCTCTTATGCACGCCTGGTCCATATTCCTGAAGAAGAACTGTTACCGGCTCTGGAGAAACAGGCTCCGGTTCGTGCGGCGAAAGTGGCACCGATGCAGAGCTTCTCATTAGGCAAGCGTCGTAGAAAGCGTGATGGCTGGTTGATGACGTTTACCTGGCTGGTGCTGTTTGTGGTGGTCGGCCTGACGGGCGCATGGTGGTGGCAAAACCACAAAGCGCAACAGGAAGAGATCTCCACGATGGCCGATCAATCCTCTGCTGAGCTGAACGCCAACAGCGAAAACACACAAAGCGTGCCGCTGGACACCAGCGCGACGGCAACTCAGGACAACACGCCAGCGGCAACCGGTCCGGCGGAGACGGTGCAAACGCCTGCGCCGACGACGGCACCTGCGGTTGACCCGCAGCAGAACGCCGTAGTCGCGCCTTCTCAGGCCAACGTTGATACCGCTACAACCTCTCCTGCGACACCGGCAACGCCGGATGGCGCGGCACCGTTGCCGACCAATCAGGCGGGTGTGGAAGCCGCTGCGGATCCAAACGCGCTGGTGATGAACTTTACCGCCGATTGCTGGCTGGAAGTCAGCGATGCGACAGGTAAAAAGCTGTTCAGCGGAATGCAGCGTAAAGATGGTAATTTAAACCTGACCGGTCAGGCACCTTACAAGCTTAAAATTGGCGCGCCGGCTGCGGTGCAGATCCAGTATCAAGGAAAACCTGTCGATCTGAGCCGTTTTATCAGAACTAACCAGGTTGCGCGTCTGACCCTAAATGCCGAACAATCACCGGCGCAGTAA
- a CDS encoding bifunctional tRNA (adenosine(37)-C2)-methyltransferase TrmG/ribosomal RNA large subunit methyltransferase RlmN, whose translation MSELVNTSEIITPAVPAKNGKINLLDLNRQQMREFFKEMGEKPFRADQVMKWMYHYCSDNFDEMTDINKVLRNKLKEVAEIRAPEVVEEQRSSDGTIKWAIAVGDQRVETVYIPEDDRATLCVSSQVGCALECKFCSTAQQGFNRNLRVSEIIGQVWRAAKIVGAAKITGQRPITNVVMMGMGEPLLNLTNVVPAMEIMLDDFGFGLSKRRVTLSTSGVVPALDKLGDMIDVALAISLHAPNDDIRDEIVPINKKYNIETFLGAVRRYLEKSNANQGRVTIEYVMLDHVNDGTEHAHQLAELLKDTPCKINLIPWNPFPGAPYGRSSNSRIDRFSKVLMSYGFTTIVRKTRGDDIDAACGQLAGDVIDRTKRTLRKRMQGEAIDVKTV comes from the coding sequence ATGTCTGAATTAGTTAACACTTCCGAAATCATCACCCCCGCGGTTCCTGCGAAAAATGGCAAAATCAACCTGCTGGATCTGAACCGTCAGCAGATGCGCGAATTCTTTAAAGAGATGGGTGAGAAGCCGTTTCGCGCTGACCAGGTGATGAAATGGATGTACCACTATTGCAGCGACAACTTTGATGAGATGACTGACATCAACAAAGTGCTGCGCAACAAGCTCAAAGAGGTGGCGGAAATCCGCGCACCGGAAGTGGTTGAAGAACAGCGCTCCTCCGATGGCACCATCAAATGGGCAATTGCCGTGGGCGATCAGCGCGTCGAAACGGTGTATATCCCGGAAGATGATCGCGCTACGCTGTGCGTCTCTTCGCAGGTGGGTTGTGCGCTGGAATGTAAATTCTGTTCAACCGCACAGCAGGGTTTTAACCGTAACCTGCGCGTTTCTGAAATTATTGGTCAGGTCTGGCGTGCGGCGAAAATTGTTGGCGCGGCGAAAATCACCGGTCAGCGTCCAATCACCAACGTGGTGATGATGGGGATGGGGGAACCGCTGCTCAACCTGACTAACGTTGTGCCAGCCATGGAAATCATGCTTGATGATTTCGGCTTCGGTCTGTCCAAGCGTCGCGTCACGCTGTCGACTTCCGGCGTCGTGCCTGCGCTCGACAAATTAGGTGACATGATTGACGTCGCGCTGGCGATTTCGCTGCACGCGCCGAATGACGACATTCGTGACGAAATTGTACCAATCAACAAAAAGTACAATATCGAAACCTTCCTGGGCGCGGTTCGCCGCTATCTGGAGAAATCCAATGCCAACCAGGGACGCGTCACTATTGAATACGTCATGCTGGATCACGTTAACGATGGCACAGAGCATGCGCATCAACTGGCAGAGTTGCTGAAAGACACGCCTTGTAAAATTAACCTGATCCCATGGAACCCGTTCCCGGGGGCACCTTATGGACGTAGTTCTAATAGCCGTATTGACCGTTTCTCTAAGGTGCTGATGAGCTACGGCTTTACCACCATTGTGCGTAAAACGCGCGGTGATGATATTGACGCTGCCTGCGGACAACTGGCGGGGGATGTGATTGACCGGACTAAACGTACTCTACGTAAGCGTATGCAGGGTGAGGCTATCGACGTTAAAACCGTCTGA
- the ndk gene encoding nucleoside-diphosphate kinase, with product MAIERTFSIIKPNAVAKNVIGNIFARFEAAGFKIVGTKMLHLTVEQARGFYAEHDGKPFFDGLVEFMTSGPIVVSVLEGENAVQRHRDLLGATNPANALAGTLRADYADSFTENGTHGSDSVESAQREIAYFFGEGEVCARTR from the coding sequence ATGGCTATTGAACGTACTTTTTCCATCATCAAGCCAAACGCGGTGGCAAAAAACGTTATTGGTAATATCTTTGCGCGCTTTGAAGCAGCAGGGTTCAAAATCGTCGGTACCAAAATGCTGCACCTGACCGTTGAACAGGCGCGCGGTTTCTATGCTGAGCATGATGGCAAACCGTTCTTTGACGGTCTGGTCGAGTTCATGACCTCTGGTCCTATCGTGGTGTCCGTGCTGGAAGGCGAAAACGCGGTACAGCGTCACCGCGATCTGCTGGGTGCAACCAACCCGGCTAACGCCCTGGCGGGTACGCTGCGTGCCGACTACGCCGACAGCTTCACTGAAAACGGGACTCACGGTTCGGATTCCGTGGAATCCGCCCAGCGCGAAATCGCCTATTTCTTCGGTGAAGGCGAAGTGTGCGCTCGCACTCGCTGA
- the pbpC gene encoding peptidoglycan glycosyltransferase PbpC (penicillin-binding protein 1C): MGRLTGKRGGWLWLTAASVLLVCAVWVADKIWPLPLREVNPARVVVAHDGTPLWRFADADGIWRYPVTPEEVSPRYLEALINYEDRWFWKHPGVNPLSILRAAWQDLSSGRVISGGSTLTMQVARLLDPHPRTFGGKFRQLWRALQLEWHLSKRDILTLYLNRAPFGGTLQGIGAASWAYLGKPPSQLSYSEAALLAVLPQAPSRLRPDRWPERAEAARNKVLERMAMQGIWSPHQVEESREEPVWLTPRQMPQLAPLFSRMMLGKNQGDKIVTTLDAGLQRQLEELAQNWKGRLPARSSLAMIVVDHTDMSVRGWVGSVDLNDATRFGHVDMVKAIRSPGSVLKPFVYGLALDDGLIHPASLLQDVPRRSGDYRPGNFDSGFHGPVSMSEALVRSLNLPAVQVLEAYGPKRFAAQLRNSGLPLYLPAGAAPNLSLILGGAGSRLEDMVAGYSAFARHGKAGKLRLQPGDPLVERRLMSPGAAWIIRRILADEAQPLPDSALPRVAPLAWKTGTSYGYRDAWAIGLNARYVIGIWTGRPDGTPVAGQFGYASAIPLLNQVNNLLLARGASLPEDPRPQSVTRSVVCWPGGQSLPPGDSNCRRRLATWLLEDVQPPTLLLPEQEGVSGIRFPIWLDKAGRRVAADCPQAQEQMLIVWPLPLEPWLPAAERRRARLPLSSTVCPPHGQDPALPLLLSGVRDGAIVRRLPGATEASVTLQSSGGTGERWWFLNGEPLQERGRGVTLRLREKGDYQLLAMDESGQVATVRFTLQ, translated from the coding sequence ATGGGGCGATTAACCGGCAAACGCGGCGGTTGGCTTTGGCTGACCGCCGCGTCTGTTTTACTCGTTTGCGCCGTCTGGGTGGCAGATAAAATCTGGCCGCTGCCTTTACGTGAGGTCAATCCGGCGCGAGTGGTCGTGGCCCATGACGGAACGCCACTGTGGCGGTTTGCTGACGCGGATGGCATCTGGCGCTATCCGGTAACGCCTGAAGAGGTCTCTCCGCGTTATCTTGAGGCGCTCATTAACTACGAAGACCGCTGGTTCTGGAAACATCCGGGGGTAAACCCTCTCTCCATTCTTCGTGCCGCCTGGCAGGATCTCTCCTCCGGACGGGTGATTTCTGGCGGCAGTACGCTGACCATGCAGGTAGCGCGATTACTCGATCCACATCCCCGTACTTTTGGCGGTAAGTTTCGCCAGCTCTGGCGCGCTCTGCAGCTCGAATGGCATCTCTCAAAACGCGACATCCTGACGCTGTACCTCAATCGTGCGCCGTTTGGCGGCACGTTGCAGGGAATTGGCGCGGCCAGTTGGGCCTATCTCGGAAAACCTCCGTCACAGCTCAGTTACTCTGAAGCCGCGTTACTGGCGGTATTACCACAGGCGCCGAGTCGACTGCGCCCTGATCGCTGGCCAGAACGGGCAGAAGCTGCGCGCAACAAAGTGCTTGAGCGGATGGCAATGCAGGGGATTTGGTCGCCGCACCAGGTGGAGGAATCACGTGAAGAGCCGGTCTGGCTGACGCCTCGCCAGATGCCGCAACTGGCACCGCTGTTCTCGCGGATGATGTTGGGTAAAAATCAAGGCGACAAAATTGTCACCACCCTGGATGCCGGGCTGCAACGACAGCTGGAAGAACTGGCACAAAACTGGAAGGGCAGGCTGCCAGCGCGAAGTTCGCTGGCGATGATCGTCGTCGATCACACTGACATGAGCGTCCGTGGCTGGGTCGGTTCGGTCGATCTGAATGATGCCACGCGTTTCGGTCATGTGGATATGGTCAAGGCGATTCGATCGCCCGGTTCCGTGCTTAAGCCTTTTGTCTATGGGCTGGCGCTGGATGATGGATTAATCCACCCGGCGTCTTTATTGCAGGATGTACCGCGCCGTAGTGGGGATTATCGTCCTGGTAATTTTGACAGCGGTTTTCATGGCCCTGTCAGTATGAGCGAAGCGCTGGTGCGCTCGCTGAATTTACCTGCGGTACAGGTGCTTGAGGCCTACGGTCCGAAGCGTTTTGCCGCACAATTACGTAATAGTGGACTGCCGCTGTACTTGCCTGCGGGCGCGGCTCCTAATTTGTCGCTTATTTTGGGGGGCGCAGGCTCGCGGCTTGAGGATATGGTCGCGGGGTACAGCGCTTTTGCTCGCCACGGCAAAGCGGGAAAACTGCGTTTGCAGCCGGGCGATCCCCTTGTCGAACGCAGACTGATGTCGCCCGGCGCGGCGTGGATCATCCGGCGTATTTTGGCCGATGAAGCGCAGCCGCTGCCGGATAGCGCGCTTCCCCGGGTGGCCCCGCTGGCGTGGAAAACGGGCACCAGCTATGGTTATCGCGATGCGTGGGCGATTGGTCTCAATGCTCGCTATGTCATCGGTATCTGGACGGGCAGACCGGACGGTACGCCCGTTGCCGGACAGTTCGGTTATGCCAGTGCAATCCCGCTGCTCAATCAGGTAAACAACCTGCTCTTAGCCCGTGGCGCCTCGCTGCCGGAAGATCCGCGCCCGCAGTCGGTCACCCGTAGCGTTGTGTGCTGGCCTGGCGGGCAGTCTCTTCCCCCTGGTGACAGCAATTGTCGGCGTCGTCTGGCCACCTGGCTGCTGGAAGACGTGCAGCCGCCCACGCTGTTGCTGCCGGAGCAGGAAGGGGTGAGCGGTATTCGTTTCCCGATCTGGCTGGATAAGGCAGGCCGACGCGTTGCCGCTGATTGTCCGCAGGCGCAAGAACAAATGCTGATTGTCTGGCCGTTGCCGCTTGAACCGTGGTTGCCCGCCGCTGAGCGTCGCCGTGCGCGCTTGCCGTTATCCTCAACGGTGTGTCCGCCGCACGGGCAGGATCCCGCATTACCACTGTTGCTGTCTGGCGTGCGTGATGGCGCAATCGTCAGACGTTTACCGGGGGCCACAGAGGCGAGCGTAACGCTTCAGAGCAGCGGCGGCACAGGAGAGCGCTGGTGGTTCCTTAATGGCGAACCGCTACAAGAACGTGGGCGCGGTGTCACGTTACGTCTGCGCGAAAAAGGTGACTATCAGCTACTGGCGATGGATGAGAGCGGGCAGGTTGCGACGGTGAGGTTTACGTTGCAGTAG